TGCGCCAGCACCACAGCAACGAACAGCAAAACAGCCGACATGGGAACAGAAGCAAAAAACAAACCAGCAACAGAAAGATGGCCagaagggagggaagagaagagggagggggacaaaaaagaagagaaaaaaaaagccaGAACCGAACTGGacaggaaaagaaggggaatGGAAAGAAGGGAAGtgaaagggaaagggaaagggggggcaAAAAGGGCAAAAGATCCAGTTCATCGTCGAGATaccccatcatcatcatcatctacATCTACGTCATCATCTACATCTTTGTTCAAGTCATCCATCTACCAGAATGTTTTTGCGTGTGGCCACGTACACGCCCCTCGTGCCTACTTGTCGTGACAAGCTTTTGTGTGGTGTGGGAGAATAGAGGGGATACTGATACTGATGGTGCTGATTCTGACAACTGGGGGGGCAGGCAGGATGGAAGAAGGCTTCGTGACAAGACTTCGTGCGTGGGTGGCATGCGTTCTCGGGACTGACGTGTATGTCATTGTGCGAAGTGTGCTCTCTCGTCCATGCACTTGCACGAAAGAGACATCTTGAAGGGCTGTTGGAATGGGCATGGAGATGAGTATAGAGAGGGATAGATGGACGATGACAGCCTAAGAGGATCTCCTCTCGGGGCCTTGGATCAAGACGACATCTGGTAGACGGATACAGGAAGCCCCTCTTGTACCGAGTCgtgagaaagggggggaggtcCGGAGGGCAGGGGAGTGTGAAGGGGGGTGATGTACACTGGCGATGTTGGGATGGGGGGTCATTGGCACATATAAGTTGACGTTCCCCAACCAAGAGGACCGATCATACGCCTGACTTACAGAGCCTCAATTTCTACAAGGGCGAGTTTGGAGTGTTAGCAAGTGTTCCATCTGCTTGTCGTCCCCTGAGGGGCGCTCCAACGTGACATGGGGAGGGGCGGGTGGGttggggagaggagagacgCGGGCCAGGAGTGAGTGTGTTCAACATATGACGTATAAGTTGACAAAATGAAAGatgaaaaaagaaagaaaaaaaaaaaaggcgCAAAAAAACGTACCCTTCTTGACGTACTCGGCCCGCTCGATGCCCCGGCGGATGGCATCCTCGTCGCGaagggcggcgttggcgcgGAAGGCCCCGTGCAGGCGCGGGCGGAAGTAGTCGTAGCCGAGGGGGTACTCGCGGCCTAGGTACAAGAGTTCTGTTTGTTCAAGTCCCCGAGAGGaaagggggagaagaagtcaGTGACTGTTGACCGATGCTGGTTGAGGCGCTGGGAAGGGTGGCGGTGACAAGATGGATGGGGTCGTataagagagagagagagagagagagagggagagagagtgacAGTGAAGGAGAAAGAGATGCACACACCCTTGTAAATGGCAATGACCTGCCGCCGCAGCTCCGTGTTCACGGCCGTCATGTTGGCCTAGCTGCGGGATGCCTGTGAGATGGAGGCGTCGACCGGTAAACAATGTTGTGTTGAATACGACGGACTCTCTCAGTATGTTTTGTTTGGCGCGTTGGGTGAGTTGTTCTACCTGTTGCAGCCAGCGGGTTTCCATGATGTACATGCATGTCCATGATGAGATGTTGGAAGCTCAGCTCGGTGAATGACGTAAGCATCGTCTGGGCTCCGATGATTGGCCGGAGCTCGGGATGAGACCATCGGGAATCGACTCCCCGTTTGCTCCGACACGAGTAgctcttctctttctctctctctctctctctctccctctctcgctgCCTACCCTCCACCACTTTCTTGTTGGCCGTGTCTCTCCGTCTGCTCGCTGCTTCCCTCCCTTTCAAACACCCAGCAGCAGTTCCGGAGTTTCAACCGCATCCGCATCCGCTCTGCCGTCCGTCCGTTCGTTCCCGATCACACACCTCACcgacaccggcgccgaaTCATTCAACgcctgcctctctctccgcTCCCCTTCACCGAGCGGCTTTTCACAGCGACCCCCTCCTCAGAATGCAGGCCGCAAGACGGCTCGGGAAGCGGCTCCCGCTGCTGCCTCCCACACGCCACGCGCCGTCCATCCGAAAGATAACCTCCCTGCAACGTGAGCCGGCGCCCCCCTCGGCGCGCGCCCAAGATCACGACAGACGAGACCGGTACCCCCCCGCCGATGCCCTCCGCCAAGGGTCCCGAGTCGAGACttccgacggcgacgtcctcctcCGAAGAATCGGCAAGTGCCTCTCCTTTGGCTGCACCCCTCCGCagaccgccgacgccgccgccctcgtccgcgacatcgccgacaaCTGGTTGGCCATCCAGATGACCCTCGCGGCCCGCAGCCCGCAGGCGCGGGACCTCGTCTATACCGGCGCGCTGTGGAAGGACAGCGCCGACAGGATTCTCGACCCATCAACGCCCCGGCCCTGGAAGGTGAGCAAACGGTCGTCCATTGCCCCGCCACTGCCCCTGAAGCCGGCCTCCCATCTTTGTCTCCCGCAACGCCCTCCCGCTGACTTATTCTCGCCCGCCACCTAGGGCATCGGCCGCCACGCCCAACTTGTCCGCGTCGGCcaggaggccgccgtgcgCTTTCTCGACTACAGCCTTGCGACGGCACCCCCCAGGTATCAAAAGATGTGGGAGAAGCTGAGAGACGAGGGCGAACGGAACCACGGACATGAAGTACCCCCCCATCTGGAGCTGGCCGATGTCTGGCTCGCCCATGTTGACGTtcgtcccctcctccccatccTCCCACCGCATACGCCCGGGGGTCCCCCAGTCCATCCTGGACACCCGCTGACGTTGCCGAACAGAACCGCGTGCTGCAAACCCAGAATGTCAGCGCCCTCGCCCGGCTCGACTCCCACAAGAGATTCCTCGACAATGGCGAGTTTACTTTGACTGTCTCTATATGGTCACACAGGTACATCGCCAAGCTAGCAGATGCCACCGTCTTGGTGACGTACAACACGAACACGGCGCACCGAAACGAGACTTTCCTCAACAAGGAGCTACGGCGCATGGCCGACCTCGGGCTGGACCCCCCAAAGGCATATCACCAGGCCATGCAAAAAGGAGAGGCCGTCTTGTGCGCCGTTGAGAAACTGGAAAAGGACACCTGGGACAGCGCCGACGCTGTCGAGGATTTCGGCTCTGCCTCCACTGCCTAATGACACGCCCGTCCGGTGCTCCCGACTGACCCGAGtttccccctttttcttctcccgGCCCGCTAGCACCTCGACGAGCATGATGGGACATGCGTATGTACAATACTCTGTGGCTACACAACACATCCATGGCCCTTGGCCCACATACGTAGGCTAGATTATAGATCTCAGGGGCCCGCGACGGGAAAAGAATGGGGAAGGGGCGGGGGGGCATCGTATGGTCTGCCGAGGTGAGACAGACACTCAGTGGTGTAATGTAATCTCCTGTAGGCTGGACGGGGCCGGGCGGGCTGATTCTCGGCGCACGGCAGCGTCAATGGGGACAAAAAACGCCGGCGGACCCCCGACGCCAAGTCCTGTCCGTCCCAGGCGGCGAAGGGGACGACGGACGGTCCACGATGGGAGCGCGATGCGCCGACACACGATGGCTTGATGGTTGGGGAGACCATGATGACCTCTGACCCCAGATGCGACTCGTGCCACGGAATCCCAGCGTCTCAAGATTCCCAAAAACCAAGCGTGCGATGGCTCTGTCCGGGGGAAACGGCTGCCGTGAATGCTCGAGAGCCTCTTCTGCTGAAGGCATGCTGCGAATCATCAAACACAAGATGGCCGCCACCCCTCATTGAGTCCCAGCATGTCCAACATCATTCGGCATTGGCAGAGCTATCCAGAAGAAAGAAACTCTGTTGAGCCCAGCCAGACATGTCCagacaccaccacccatcGAGGGTAAGGAACAGCTGCATGAATTCGTGAAGGGCGCGCCACTGTTCGTTCGGCGGTGTCCAGCTCTGTAATATCTGACCAAAATCCACCACGCAGGCAGCTGAACAACATGAGGGGCAGCAACTCGTGATTGGTACGGATAGGGCTGCCCTCTGTTCCAGCCGGCAATAGTGTGGGTGGTGGGTTTGTTATGCGTGACCTTCTCCCGTCTCCGTACGCGTATGGCGGCACGGAGCCAACTCGGTGTCGGTGGGACAAGAGTAGCCTCTGTCTCTCTACTCTCTCCCACCCTGAGAATGGTAAAATTtctggtttttttttttcctttcaaaaaaaaaagagaattTTTCTTTCGGGGGGGCAGAAGCTCGGCCTCAGTGTCCACTGTTCGTCCGCCGTTGCAAAACTTCGAAATTGGCTCtagagagggggggggccagagAGCAAAAAGCCCACCACGAGATCCGCATCGTACGGAGC
This genomic interval from Colletotrichum higginsianum IMI 349063 chromosome 9, whole genome shotgun sequence contains the following:
- a CDS encoding Complex 1 protein; the encoded protein is MTAVNTELRRQVIAIYKGREYPLGYDYFRPRLHGAFRANAALRDEDAIRRGIERAEYVKKEIEAL